One genomic window of Candidatus Trichorickettsia mobilis includes the following:
- a CDS encoding IS5 family transposase (programmed frameshift): MRYKNLSILSEEHFRRLTGVRNSTFEKMVGILKTEKQINRRYQGGRRASLSMEDSLLMTLEYLREYRTYFHIAKNYGVSESSAFKTIRFVEDTLIKHPDFALPGKKALVKSGMEYELVLIDATESPIERPPKKQKYYYSGKKKRHTLKTQIVVDKKSKRVICTSFSNGKRHDFKLFKESRTHILPEVKVITDTGYQGLQKIHTNSELPKKKSKKNALTKEDKKNNRSLASDRVLNENVIGMLKRFKIIADKYRNRRKRFGLRFNLIAGLYNWDLGK, encoded by the exons ATGAGATATAAAAATTTAAGCATTTTATCGGAAGAGCATTTTAGAAGATTAACTGGGGTAAGAAATAGTACATTCGAAAAGATGGTAGGGATTTTAAAGACAGAGAAACAAATAAATAGGAGGTACCAAGGTGGCAGAAGAGCTAGTCTTAGTATGGAAGACAGCCTATTAATGACACTTGAATATTTAAGGGAATACCGTACCTATTTTCATATAGCTAAGAATTATGGGGTTAGCGAAAGCAGTGCATTTAAAACAATTCGTTTTGTTGAAGACACTCTAATAAAACATCCGGATTTTGCTCTTCCAGGTAAGAAGGCTCTAGTTAAAAGCGGTATGGAGTATGAATTAGTTTTAATAGATGCTACAGAAAGCCCTATAGAGCGACCCC CAAAAAAACAGAAATACTATTACTCAGGTAAAAAGAAAAGACATACGTTAAAGACTCAAATAGTAGTAGATAAGAAAAGCAAACGAGTCATATGCACTTCTTTTTCCAATGGTAAGCGTCATGATTTTAAATTATTTAAAGAATCAAGAACCCATATACTGCCTGAGGTTAAAGTGATTACTGATACTGGTTATCAAGGCTTACAGAAGATTCATACAAATTCTGAGCTACCAAAGAAAAAGAGTAAAAAGAATGCTTTAACCAAAGAAGATAAGAAAAATAATAGAAGTTTAGCAAGTGACAGAGTATTAAATGAAAATGTTATAGGTATGTTAAAGCGTTTTAAAATAATTGCTGATAAATATCGAAATAGACGCAAAAGATTTGGTCTTAGGTTCAATTTAATTGCTGGTTTATATAATTGGGATCTTGGTAAATGA
- a CDS encoding type II toxin-antitoxin system RelE/ParE family toxin — protein MEIKYTIIYQEDVVHIHIPNLPTAIRRTIKTAIEERLTTNPIELGKPLRYSWKGHRRLRVGDYRIIYRIDFTYNTVIIVAIEHRKDVY, from the coding sequence ATGGAAATAAAATATACGATTATCTATCAAGAAGATGTGGTGCATATACATATTCCAAATCTTCCTACAGCAATAAGAAGAACGATCAAAACTGCGATTGAAGAGCGTCTAACTACTAATCCTATAGAATTAGGAAAACCTCTTAGATACAGTTGGAAAGGACATAGGAGGTTGAGAGTAGGTGATTATCGTATTATCTATCGTATTGATTTTACATATAATACAGTAATCATTGTTGCTATAGAACACCGGAAAGATGTATATTAA
- a CDS encoding proton-conducting transporter membrane subunit, with amino-acid sequence MLENFITANFSVISTLIIGSVNLLTPFITKEDSNIRNILLLLISTIFLINIIIIDWLFLHGIRANIILFAFDHYAFSLHLEAVGIIFLNLLGSLWICALLYTTKYLVINNIANSSRFLFFFNLIILMGALLSLSANLFTMFCCYELLTLATIPLIIHVKAGAIYDKLYQYLTILMGSSMLLFFPAILIIYAKVDHGSFIYDGFIQDNFSDTQAIFLFLMFIFGISKAAIYPLHGWLPTAMVATYPVSALLHAVVVVKAGLFCIFKIIIYVFGLKYLHSLFTPFNWIILLPIITIFYSAFKGLQANNIKMILAYSTINQLALALLSAFMFTQKSIAAAILHMVSHSITKICLFFAAGSYYSINHTSQIKDLLGIKVAMPKTSLIMLIASLSLIGLPPFAGFISKFYIMLAAAQQQQLLIMVIIAISTILSALYMTKILIFIYKTNTPTNHNLEDKLPLSMLISIVICIAGVIGFFLIQKLISRFLVYI; translated from the coding sequence ATCTTAGAAAATTTTATTACCGCTAACTTTTCGGTTATTTCTACCCTAATAATTGGTAGCGTCAATTTACTTACTCCTTTTATTACTAAAGAGGATAGTAATATCCGTAATATATTATTGCTATTAATCAGCACTATATTTCTAATCAATATTATAATTATTGATTGGCTATTCCTTCATGGTATTCGGGCAAATATCATACTTTTCGCCTTTGATCATTATGCTTTTAGCTTACATCTAGAAGCTGTCGGTATTATCTTTCTTAATTTACTAGGAAGCTTATGGATTTGTGCTTTGCTATATACTACTAAGTATTTGGTAATCAATAATATTGCAAATTCATCAAGATTTCTGTTTTTTTTCAACCTCATCATCTTGATGGGAGCACTATTATCATTATCAGCAAATTTATTTACTATGTTTTGCTGCTATGAACTCCTTACTCTGGCAACTATACCTTTAATTATCCATGTTAAAGCTGGAGCAATATACGATAAACTCTATCAATATCTAACAATACTAATGGGCAGCTCTATGTTGCTGTTTTTTCCAGCTATTTTAATTATTTATGCAAAAGTAGATCATGGAAGTTTTATTTACGACGGTTTTATCCAGGATAATTTTTCTGATACTCAAGCAATTTTTTTATTTTTAATGTTTATTTTCGGTATCAGTAAAGCAGCTATATATCCTTTACATGGATGGCTACCAACAGCAATGGTTGCTACATATCCGGTAAGTGCATTATTACATGCCGTAGTAGTGGTAAAGGCTGGATTATTTTGTATTTTTAAAATAATTATATATGTTTTTGGGCTTAAATATTTACACTCATTATTTACTCCCTTTAACTGGATAATTTTATTACCGATAATTACTATTTTTTATAGTGCTTTTAAAGGGCTGCAAGCGAATAATATAAAAATGATTTTAGCTTATTCGACAATCAATCAATTAGCGCTAGCACTTTTGAGTGCATTTATGTTTACCCAAAAATCTATCGCCGCTGCAATTTTGCATATGGTCTCACATTCCATAACGAAAATTTGTTTATTTTTTGCTGCAGGTTCTTACTATAGTATAAACCATACTAGTCAAATCAAAGATTTATTGGGAATTAAGGTTGCGATGCCAAAAACCAGCCTGATCATGCTCATTGCCAGTTTATCATTAATTGGGCTGCCACCGTTTGCTGGATTCATCAGTAAATTTTATATCATGCTGGCCGCAGCACAACAGCAACAATTGCTCATTATGGTTATAATAGCAATTAGTACAATTTTATCAGCTTTATATATGACTAAAATTTTGATATTCATTTATAAAACCAATACTCCAACTAATCATAATTTAGAGGATAAATTGCCATTATCAATGCTGATTAGCATCGTTATTTGTATTGCAGGAGTTATTGGTTTCTTCTTGATTCAAAAATTAATTAGCAGATTTTTAGTATATATTTAA
- a CDS encoding proton-conducting transporter membrane subunit, whose amino-acid sequence MLIAKHLPALQVLIPFSSALLVALSSKSSIARALSVFALILNSAISIYGILILQNNILSYNFGNWQAPIGIEYRLDYLNQPIIIYINCILLFCLTAGHYFIQESIIKFIPSNRQHLFYAILLFAHAGYIGIISTNDLFNLYVFIEISSLSTYVLMATGGNSRAVIGAFDYLMLGTIGATLILIGIGFILNQTGSLNISDIHQRLIGLYDSRIVIAAVSFILIGVLLKIAFFPMHFWMMRAYSSTPASILAYLGSISTIVGSYICIRFIYFVIEDQQQLQTIANFITPLALATIILVSWFATISVNIKKIVIYGAAAGVGYAMLLLTITSAQISPILYQLLFIDGLNKAGLFMIIAYTEVNSNYLSLIKRRPLLYSTIIGILFCSSGLPLSPMFIIKIKMLDLLISDGKWLEFFTVIIGSTLSLLYHYRIASLLLFSNAKPSYDTEEHKLHTKPYAFYLIIILQLITLPLL is encoded by the coding sequence ATGTTAATAGCAAAGCACCTCCCTGCTCTACAAGTACTGATCCCCTTCTCTAGCGCTCTACTCGTAGCTCTAAGTAGTAAATCCAGCATTGCCAGAGCACTTAGTGTGTTTGCGCTTATATTAAACTCAGCAATAAGTATTTATGGAATATTGATATTACAAAATAATATATTATCTTACAATTTTGGTAATTGGCAGGCGCCGATTGGTATTGAATATCGGCTGGATTATCTCAATCAACCGATAATTATTTATATTAATTGTATCCTATTATTTTGTTTAACCGCTGGTCATTATTTTATCCAGGAATCGATAATTAAATTTATTCCCAGCAATAGGCAACATTTATTTTATGCAATATTATTGTTCGCACATGCAGGCTATATAGGAATTATTAGTACCAATGATTTATTCAACCTCTATGTGTTCATCGAGATTTCTTCACTAAGCACTTATGTATTGATGGCGACTGGTGGTAATTCACGCGCAGTTATTGGTGCTTTCGATTATTTAATGCTTGGTACTATTGGCGCTACTCTTATTTTAATTGGCATTGGTTTTATCTTAAATCAAACTGGTAGCCTGAACATCTCAGATATTCATCAACGTTTAATTGGTTTATACGATTCAAGGATAGTAATTGCTGCGGTAAGCTTTATTTTGATTGGAGTATTACTAAAAATAGCGTTCTTTCCCATGCATTTCTGGATGATGCGCGCATACTCATCAACCCCAGCAAGCATCTTAGCTTACCTTGGCAGTATATCAACTATTGTTGGCAGTTATATTTGCATTAGATTCATTTACTTTGTGATTGAAGATCAACAACAATTACAGACTATCGCTAACTTCATCACTCCTTTAGCATTAGCAACAATAATACTAGTCTCATGGTTTGCTACTATATCAGTCAATATAAAAAAGATTGTTATCTATGGTGCCGCTGCTGGGGTAGGCTATGCCATGTTACTATTAACCATTACTTCTGCCCAGATATCTCCTATTCTATATCAATTATTATTTATCGATGGGCTGAATAAAGCCGGCTTATTCATGATTATCGCTTATACTGAAGTTAACAGTAATTATCTATCGTTGATAAAAAGGAGACCGCTTTTGTATAGCACAATCATCGGTATACTATTTTGTAGTAGTGGTCTTCCTTTGAGTCCGATGTTTATTATAAAAATCAAAATGCTTGATTTATTGATTAGCGATGGTAAATGGCTTGAATTTTTTACAGTTATTATCGGCTCCACACTGTCCCTACTATATCATTATAGAATTGCTAGTTTACTCCTTTTTAGCAATGCTAAACCTAGCTATGATACAGAAGAACATAAACTACATACAAAACCGTATGCATTTTACTTAATTATAATATTACAGCTTATTACATTACCATTATTATGA
- a CDS encoding Na+/H+ antiporter subunit C, with amino-acid sequence MHHWIYCCAVIIMTSGLFIMLASDNYLRKIIGLGIFQSAVLIFYIAFAKIKNGIPPIDRCIADSNSCLHTYSNPLPHILVLTAIVVGFATFAVGLALIYRIYQQYNTISENEILLKETDIDRPEC; translated from the coding sequence ATGCATCATTGGATTTATTGTTGCGCAGTAATAATAATGACTAGTGGCCTATTCATTATGCTAGCTAGTGATAATTATCTACGTAAAATTATTGGATTAGGCATTTTTCAAAGCGCTGTATTAATTTTTTATATTGCGTTTGCAAAAATTAAAAATGGTATACCACCAATTGACCGGTGTATTGCAGATTCTAATTCATGCTTACACACATATTCTAACCCACTGCCACACATATTAGTGCTTACGGCTATTGTAGTTGGTTTTGCAACTTTTGCGGTTGGACTAGCTTTGATTTATCGAATATACCAACAATATAATACTATTTCTGAAAATGAGATTTTATTAAAAGAAACTGATATAGACAGGCCTGAATGTTAA
- a CDS encoding ATP-binding cassette domain-containing protein, which translates to MITVINLAMQYGPKLLFLDVNLNLNTGNRYGLVGANGAGKSTFFRVITKEEEPSGGTINIVKNSRIGCLKQDQFLFENTSVINSVIAGRKELWQALQEKEKLLALDICDEETGYRLGELEQIIYDNDGYTAEIFAADLLVGLGIKEEYHYQPLGCLSGGYKLRVLLAQSLFNNPDVLLLDEPTNHLDIISIYWLENYLKQNLGEY; encoded by the coding sequence ATGATTACTGTTATTAATCTTGCCATGCAATATGGGCCTAAATTATTATTCTTGGATGTGAATCTTAACCTCAATACTGGCAACAGATACGGGTTAGTCGGTGCAAATGGTGCTGGTAAATCTACATTTTTTAGGGTTATTACTAAAGAGGAAGAACCAAGCGGTGGTACTATTAATATTGTAAAAAATTCTCGTATTGGTTGTCTAAAACAAGATCAATTTCTATTTGAAAATACTTCAGTAATTAATAGTGTGATTGCTGGAAGAAAGGAATTGTGGCAAGCATTGCAAGAAAAAGAGAAGTTGCTTGCACTAGATATTTGTGATGAGGAAACTGGTTATAGACTCGGAGAATTAGAACAAATTATCTATGATAATGATGGCTATACTGCAGAAATTTTTGCAGCGGATTTACTAGTTGGGCTTGGTATAAAAGAAGAATACCACTATCAGCCGCTTGGTTGTTTATCTGGTGGTTATAAACTCCGAGTATTGCTGGCGCAAAGCCTGTTTAATAACCCTGATGTTTTATTACTTGATGAACCAACCAATCACCTTGATATAATTTCAATTTATTGGTTAGAAAACTATCTTAAGCAAAATTTAGGGGAGTATTAA
- a CDS encoding ABC-F family ATP-binding cassette domain-containing protein, producing MMFLNNVATSILDIDYGEIRQYVGNYNKFIVEKQLISEQKLNEANYLEKKIAGMQMFVDKFRAGTRSRQAQSREKQIEKIELPDIQKTSRISPYFHFKQKRPSGKSVLKVEQISKNYAEQKVLRSVNFTLQCGEKIIIIGPNGIGKSTLLKIILGKIAADIGSYEWGYEAQISYFAQDHHELLNENISVIDWLSKQVEDKLINSLRNVLGQVLFRQDEANKNILNLSGGEGARLLLAKIILEESNILVLDEPTNHLDIEAKETLKKALVNYPGTLILVTHDRDFASHIAGRVIALNNKGIIDFKGTYQEYLVRYGNDYLDSNWVLANKA from the coding sequence ATGATGTTTCTTAATAATGTAGCCACAAGTATTTTAGATATAGATTATGGCGAAATAAGACAATATGTTGGTAATTATAATAAATTTATTGTCGAAAAACAGCTGATTAGTGAGCAAAAGCTTAATGAAGCTAATTATCTTGAGAAAAAAATAGCTGGTATGCAGATGTTTGTTGATAAGTTTCGTGCAGGAACTAGGTCAAGACAAGCGCAATCACGTGAGAAGCAAATTGAAAAGATAGAATTACCGGATATACAAAAAACTTCACGTATTAGCCCATATTTTCATTTTAAGCAAAAGAGACCTTCTGGAAAATCGGTGCTAAAAGTCGAGCAAATATCCAAGAATTATGCTGAACAAAAAGTACTACGTTCGGTAAATTTTACTCTGCAATGCGGAGAAAAAATAATCATTATTGGACCGAATGGAATTGGTAAATCCACTTTACTTAAAATTATTTTGGGAAAAATAGCTGCGGATATTGGTAGTTATGAGTGGGGATATGAAGCGCAAATATCTTACTTTGCTCAAGATCATCATGAATTATTGAATGAGAATATTAGTGTTATTGATTGGCTATCAAAACAAGTAGAAGATAAGTTGATTAACAGTTTGCGTAATGTTCTTGGACAAGTATTGTTTCGTCAAGATGAAGCTAATAAGAATATTTTAAACTTAAGTGGTGGTGAAGGTGCTCGTCTATTACTGGCAAAAATTATCCTTGAAGAAAGTAATATACTGGTACTAGATGAACCTACTAACCATTTAGATATTGAAGCTAAAGAAACATTGAAAAAAGCCTTAGTAAATTATCCTGGCACCTTAATATTAGTCACCCATGATAGAGATTTTGCAAGTCATATAGCCGGTAGAGTCATAGCTCTAAATAATAAAGGGATTATCGATTTTAAGGGTACATATCAAGAATATTTAGTTAGATATGGTAATGATTATTTGGATAGTAACTGGGTGCTAGCGAACAAAGCTTAA
- a CDS encoding IS630 family transposase: MLTELLPKNIDRCNVDIWSQDETRVGQQGSLTRIWAKRGTRPRKVRQQQFISTYIYGAACHDTGESFALILPYANTRAMNKFLEDLSLTTQSNRHIALLMDNAGWHTAKKLTVPSNITLIPLPPYAPELNAMEQVWEWIKNHFLSNQCYGAYEDIVTMACYAWNQLAQNVDLVKSIMYRDWINTPC; the protein is encoded by the coding sequence ATGTTAACAGAATTATTACCAAAAAATATCGATAGATGTAACGTTGATATATGGTCTCAGGATGAAACTCGAGTTGGGCAACAAGGTAGCTTAACTCGTATATGGGCTAAACGCGGCACTAGACCCCGTAAAGTTCGGCAACAGCAATTCATTTCAACATACATTTACGGAGCTGCTTGCCATGATACGGGAGAATCTTTTGCATTAATTTTACCATATGCCAACACACGGGCAATGAATAAATTCTTAGAAGACCTTTCTCTCACTACTCAAAGCAACCGACATATAGCTTTACTAATGGATAATGCAGGTTGGCACACAGCCAAAAAACTAACTGTTCCAAGCAATATCACTTTGATACCGCTTCCGCCTTATGCACCAGAACTTAATGCAATGGAACAAGTTTGGGAGTGGATCAAAAATCATTTCTTGTCTAACCAATGTTACGGTGCATATGAAGATATTGTCACTATGGCTTGTTACGCTTGGAATCAACTTGCTCAGAATGTAGATTTAGTAAAATCAATTATGTATAGAGACTGGATAAATACACCGTGTTAA
- a CDS encoding helix-turn-helix domain-containing protein encodes MPLGFHDHDFIKMMKHEPHGRNRIRLLAMYHLQLGKSFKAISAIVKLHWKTVQSWLRRFRNHGFEGLFESQRSGAPRKINTLQESALFDKINMLSESETGGYITAKELHNMLLEEYGAKCALKTVYNTMHRLGFSWITSRSMHPKSNQETQNTYKKTSQTC; translated from the coding sequence TTGCCGCTAGGTTTTCATGATCATGATTTTATAAAAATGATGAAACATGAGCCGCATGGTCGGAATCGCATACGTTTATTGGCGATGTATCACCTTCAATTAGGCAAATCTTTTAAAGCCATATCTGCAATAGTGAAGTTGCACTGGAAAACCGTGCAATCATGGCTCAGAAGATTTAGAAATCATGGTTTTGAAGGTTTATTTGAATCACAAAGAAGCGGCGCTCCTAGGAAGATTAACACTCTACAAGAATCTGCTCTTTTTGATAAAATCAATATGCTCAGTGAAAGTGAAACTGGCGGGTATATAACCGCAAAGGAGCTACATAACATGTTGCTTGAGGAATATGGCGCTAAATGCGCTTTAAAAACAGTCTACAATACTATGCATCGCCTTGGTTTTAGCTGGATTACTTCTCGTTCAATGCATCCAAAGTCAAATCAAGAGACTCAAAATACATATAAAAAAACTTCCCAGACATGTTAA
- a CDS encoding IS5 family transposase (programmed frameshift): MRYKNLSILSEEHFRRLTGVRNSTFEKMVGILKTEKQINRRYQGGRRASLSMEDSLLMTLEYLREYRTYFHIAKNYGVSESSAFKTIRFVEDTLIKHPDFALPGKKALVKSGMEYELVLIDATESPIERPPKKQKYYYSGKKKRHTLKTQIVVDKKSKRVICTSFSNGKRHDFKLFKESRTHILPEVKVITDTGYQGLQKIHTNSELPKKKSKKNALTKEDKKNNRSLASDRVLNENVIGMLKRFKIIADKYRNRCKRFGLIPIAIINAVA, encoded by the exons ATGAGATATAAAAATTTAAGCATTTTATCGGAAGAGCATTTTAGAAGATTAACTGGGGTAAGAAATAGTACATTCGAAAAGATGGTAGGGATTTTAAAGACAGAGAAACAAATAAATAGGAGGTACCAAGGTGGCAGAAGAGCTAGTCTTAGTATGGAAGACAGCCTATTAATGACACTTGAATATTTAAGGGAATACCGTACCTATTTTCATATAGCTAAGAATTATGGGGTTAGCGAAAGCAGTGCATTTAAAACAATTCGTTTTGTTGAAGACACTCTAATAAAACATCCGGATTTTGCTCTTCCAGGTAAGAAGGCTCTAGTTAAAAGCGGTATGGAGTATGAATTAGTTTTAATAGATGCTACAGAAAGCCCTATAGAGCGACCCC CAAAAAAACAGAAATACTATTACTCAGGTAAAAAGAAAAGACATACGTTAAAGACTCAAATAGTAGTAGATAAGAAAAGCAAACGAGTCATATGCACTTCTTTTTCCAATGGTAAGCGTCATGATTTTAAATTATTTAAAGAATCAAGAACCCATATACTGCCTGAGGTTAAAGTGATTACTGATACTGGTTATCAAGGCTTACAGAAGATTCATACAAATTCTGAGCTACCAAAGAAAAAGAGTAAAAAGAATGCTTTAACCAAAGAAGATAAGAAAAATAATAGAAGTTTAGCAAGTGACAGAGTATTAAATGAAAATGTTATAGGTATGTTAAAGCGTTTTAAAATAATTGCTGATAAATATCGAAATAGATGCAAAAGATTTGGTCTTATACCAATTGCAATAATTAACGCGGTGGCCTAA
- the dcm gene encoding DNA (cytosine-5-)-methyltransferase encodes MSAQNEFAAARLSIAEAGNILNVSLDTIRRWEKKGLVKAHRDKNKHRFFNFEELKRLKTKLSGENNIGFKILTSEQKTPFKVVELFAGAGGLALGLHNAGLGCEMLVEIDKNAATTLKINKPDWNVINSDIGNIDFSLVKAEVLSGGFPCQAFSYAGKRLGFEDTRGTLFFEYARAVKQIKPQIILAENVKGLEKHDNGRTLSTMLEILSELGYRLAYRILRAQYLDVAQKRERLVIIGVRNDLQTHIAFPREQDYTISIREALHNVPVSNGQNYTDRKKQIMQLVSEGGYWRDLPEEVRKKYMGASYYLSGGKTGMARRLSWDEPSLTLTCNPAQKQTERCHPAETRPLTIREYARIQSFPDSWQFHGSVGCQYKQIGNAVPVNLGYHIGRCIIAMLNNSFDEHNMVILSER; translated from the coding sequence ATGAGTGCCCAAAATGAATTTGCTGCCGCTAGACTGTCAATTGCAGAAGCAGGTAATATACTTAATGTGTCTTTAGATACTATAAGACGCTGGGAAAAAAAAGGTCTTGTTAAAGCACATCGCGATAAAAACAAGCACCGTTTTTTTAATTTTGAAGAGCTAAAACGGCTTAAAACAAAATTATCAGGTGAAAATAATATTGGGTTTAAAATACTAACATCAGAACAAAAGACTCCTTTTAAAGTTGTCGAACTATTTGCCGGAGCCGGTGGATTAGCACTAGGTCTACATAACGCCGGTCTTGGTTGTGAAATGCTTGTTGAGATTGATAAAAATGCTGCTACAACTCTTAAAATAAATAAGCCGGACTGGAATGTCATTAATTCTGATATTGGCAATATTGATTTTAGTTTAGTAAAAGCAGAAGTACTCTCAGGCGGTTTTCCGTGTCAGGCTTTTAGCTACGCAGGTAAACGTCTTGGTTTTGAAGATACCAGGGGTACTTTATTTTTTGAATATGCAAGAGCGGTTAAACAAATAAAACCTCAAATTATACTAGCAGAGAATGTCAAAGGCTTAGAAAAGCATGATAATGGTAGAACTTTATCAACTATGCTAGAAATATTAAGCGAATTAGGCTACCGACTTGCCTACCGAATCTTGCGTGCACAATATCTTGATGTAGCACAAAAAAGAGAAAGGCTTGTAATAATCGGAGTCAGAAATGATTTACAAACTCACATTGCTTTCCCTAGAGAACAAGATTATACAATTAGTATTCGCGAAGCTTTACATAATGTGCCGGTTTCAAATGGACAAAATTACACCGATCGTAAAAAACAGATAATGCAGTTGGTATCTGAAGGTGGATATTGGAGGGATTTGCCGGAAGAAGTTCGGAAAAAATATATGGGGGCAAGTTATTATCTAAGTGGAGGAAAGACCGGCATGGCTAGAAGATTGTCATGGGATGAGCCTTCTCTAACTCTTACATGCAATCCGGCTCAGAAACAAACTGAACGCTGTCATCCTGCAGAGACACGCCCTTTAACTATCCGTGAATATGCTCGCATCCAATCCTTTCCCGATTCTTGGCAATTTCATGGTTCTGTTGGTTGCCAGTACAAGCAAATTGGCAATGCCGTACCGGTTAATCTAGGTTACCATATCGGTAGATGTATTATTGCTATGCTAAATAATAGTTTTGATGAACACAATATGGTTATCTTATCCGAACGCTGA
- a CDS encoding Eco47II family restriction endonuclease, translating into MPYLSFIEDKILEEIIGEILDKGQEAIYKAESKFDRNVIDPFSVILEMASFGIEAKEWINNEKIRQAQKSLSNHIGNFHQRILGSVNEWKSLGSGQIVDIINNERKIIGEIKNKHNTLKASDRAALYFKLEDLVMRKGHMYKGYTSYYIEIVPKKSQRYNIEFTPSNASTGSKCFSNSLIRQIDGYSFYALVTGIDNALEQLFAVIPTVILKLKPEFKLANREFIQVFFKSAFG; encoded by the coding sequence ATGCCTTACTTAAGCTTTATAGAAGATAAAATACTCGAAGAAATAATTGGAGAAATTCTTGATAAGGGTCAAGAAGCCATATATAAAGCAGAGAGCAAGTTTGATCGTAATGTTATTGATCCATTTTCAGTAATACTTGAAATGGCTAGTTTTGGAATAGAAGCTAAAGAATGGATCAATAATGAAAAGATACGTCAGGCACAAAAAAGCCTATCCAATCATATAGGTAATTTTCACCAACGTATATTGGGCTCGGTAAATGAGTGGAAATCTTTAGGCAGCGGGCAAATAGTAGATATTATTAATAACGAAAGAAAAATTATTGGTGAAATAAAAAACAAACATAATACTCTTAAAGCTTCTGACAGAGCTGCGCTATACTTTAAACTAGAGGATTTAGTAATGCGTAAAGGTCATATGTATAAGGGATATACATCATACTATATAGAGATAGTACCCAAAAAATCACAGCGTTACAACATAGAATTTACCCCATCTAATGCTAGTACAGGATCAAAATGTTTCTCGAACTCTTTGATTAGGCAGATAGATGGGTATAGTTTTTATGCGCTAGTAACAGGGATTGATAATGCTTTGGAACAATTATTTGCAGTAATTCCAACAGTAATATTGAAGTTAAAACCTGAATTTAAACTAGCTAACCGGGAATTTATTCAAGTGTTTTTTAAATCAGCGTTCGGATAA
- a CDS encoding transposase produces MLGHRVNYCDWYKFLEDLSLTTQSNRHIALLMDNAGWHTAKKLTVPSNITLIPLPPYAPELNAMEQVWEWIKNHFLSNQCYGAYEDIVTMACYAWNQLAQNVDLVKSIMYRDWINTPC; encoded by the coding sequence ATTTTAGGCCACCGCGTTAATTATTGCGATTGGTATAAATTCTTAGAAGACCTTTCTCTCACTACTCAAAGCAACCGACATATAGCTTTACTAATGGATAATGCAGGTTGGCACACAGCCAAAAAACTAACTGTTCCAAGCAATATCACTTTGATACCGCTTCCGCCTTATGCACCAGAACTTAATGCAATGGAACAAGTTTGGGAGTGGATCAAAAATCATTTCTTGTCTAACCAATGTTACGGTGCATATGAAGATATTGTCACTATGGCTTGTTACGCTTGGAATCAACTTGCTCAGAATGTAGATTTAGTAAAATCAATTATGTATAGAGACTGGATAAATACACCGTGTTAA
- a CDS encoding winged helix-turn-helix domain-containing protein, translated as MLLEEYGAKCALKTVYNTMHRLGFSWITSRSMHPKSNQETQNTYKKTSQTC; from the coding sequence ATGTTGCTTGAGGAATATGGCGCTAAATGCGCTTTAAAAACAGTCTACAATACTATGCATCGCCTTGGTTTTAGCTGGATTACTTCTCGTTCAATGCATCCAAAGTCAAATCAAGAGACTCAAAATACATATAAAAAAACTTCCCAGACATGTTAA